In Gallus gallus isolate bGalGal1 chromosome Z, bGalGal1.mat.broiler.GRCg7b, whole genome shotgun sequence, one DNA window encodes the following:
- the C1QTNF3 gene encoding complement C1q tumor necrosis factor-related protein 3 isoform X3 produces the protein MWGQQKPPQTGPQNPDCSSCCRGDFGVRLYQGPPGPPGPPGMPGNHGNNGNNGATGQEGAKGEKGDKGDMGPRGERGHHGPKGEKGYPGIPPELQVAFMASMATHFSNQNSGIIFSSVETNVGNFFDVMTGRFGAPVNGVYFFTFNMMKHEDVEEVYVYLMHNGNTVFSLYSYESKGKADTSGNSAVLKLAKGDEVWLRMGNGALHGDHQRFSTFAGFLLFETK, from the exons ATGTGGGGTCAGCAAAAG CCCCCACAAACTGGACCACAGAATCCAGACTGTAGTTCCTGCTGCCGTGGTGACTTTGGAGTTCGACTCTATCAAGGGCCCCCAGGACCTCCTGGACCCCCTGGGATGCCAG GAAATCATGGAAACAATGGCAATAATGGAGCAACTGGCCAGGAAGGAGCCAAAGGTGAGAAAGGAGACAAAGGAGATATGGGACCAAGGGGAGAGCGTGGCCATCATGGACCCAAAGGCGAGAAGGGTTACCCTGGGATCCCTCCAGAGCTACAG GTTGCATTCATGGCTTCAATGGCTACTCACTTCAGCAACCAGAACAGTGGGATCATCTTCAGTAGTGTTGAAACTAATGTTGGGAATTTCTTTGATGTAATGACTGGCAGATTTGGTGCTCCAGTGAATG GGGTGTATTTCTTCACCTTCAATATGATGAAACATGAAGATGTGGAGGAAGTGTACGTGTACCTGATGCATAATGGCAACACAGTATTCAGCTTATATAG CTACGAATCAAAAGGGAAGGCGGACACCTCAGGAAACAGCGCGGTGCTGAAACTTGCCAAGGGGGATGAAGTTTGGCTGCGAATGGGAAATGGAGCCCTCCATGGGGACCACCAGCGCTTCTCCACCTTTGCTgggtttcttctttttgaaactaagtaa